One region of Roseovarius faecimaris genomic DNA includes:
- the bchL gene encoding ferredoxin:protochlorophyllide reductase (ATP-dependent) iron-sulfur ATP-binding protein, whose product MSPRDDIPHLRGQDGEGSVQVHQDPSAKIDGAKVFSVYGKGGIGKSTTSSNLSAAFSAMGKRVLQIGCDPKHDSTFTLTGRLQPTVIDILKEVDFHPEELRPEDFVAEGWGGVKCVEAGGPPAGTGCGGYVVGQTVKLLKQHHMLEDTDVVIFDVLGDVVCGGFAAPLQHADRALIVTANDFDSIYAMNRIIAAVQAKSANYKVRLAGCVANRSKDTNEVDRYCDTVGFNRIAHMPDIDAIRRSRLKKKTLFEMDDEDDIIVARAEYIRLAETLWNGTEPLAPAPMEDRDIFELLGFD is encoded by the coding sequence ATGAGCCCACGCGACGACATCCCGCATCTCAGAGGCCAGGACGGCGAAGGCTCCGTTCAGGTCCATCAGGACCCGAGCGCCAAGATCGACGGCGCCAAGGTCTTTTCCGTCTACGGCAAGGGCGGGATTGGCAAATCCACCACAAGCTCGAACCTTTCTGCCGCCTTCTCGGCCATGGGCAAACGCGTCTTGCAAATCGGGTGTGACCCCAAGCATGACAGCACCTTTACCCTGACGGGCCGGTTGCAGCCCACGGTCATCGACATCTTGAAAGAGGTGGATTTTCACCCCGAAGAGCTGCGCCCCGAGGATTTCGTCGCCGAAGGCTGGGGCGGCGTGAAATGCGTTGAGGCAGGCGGCCCGCCGGCCGGTACGGGCTGCGGTGGATACGTGGTCGGTCAGACGGTGAAGCTTCTCAAACAGCATCACATGCTGGAAGACACCGATGTGGTGATCTTCGACGTGCTGGGCGATGTGGTTTGTGGCGGGTTCGCCGCCCCTCTGCAACATGCCGACCGCGCGCTGATCGTCACGGCCAATGATTTCGACAGCATCTATGCGATGAACCGGATCATCGCCGCCGTGCAGGCCAAATCGGCCAATTACAAGGTGCGGCTGGCGGGCTGTGTCGCCAACCGCTCGAAGGACACCAATGAGGTGGATCGCTATTGCGACACGGTGGGCTTCAACCGGATTGCCCATATGCCCGACATCGACGCGATCCGCCGCTCGCGGCTGAAGAAAAAGACCCTTTTCGAGATGGATGACGAGGACGACATCATTGTTGCCCGCGCCGAATATATCCGCCTCGCCGAAACGCTCTGGAACGGCACCGAGCCGCTGGCCCCCGCCCCGATGGAAGACCGCGATATCTTTGAACTGCTGGGGTTTGACTGA
- the puhA gene encoding photosynthetic reaction center subunit H: protein MTDPFFGNFDLASLSIWLFWIFFALLIFYIQRENMREGYPLEDDDGRESANQGLFPVPEDKTFKLPHGRGEKTVPSGQTPERPNLPLEKTAAGNGFPFAPTGDPMVDGVGPASWAPRRDVPELDGHGHPKIVPMGNKEQFSVAAGRDPRGLPVQAGDGAVVGKITDMWIDEPEQMVRYLELELDGEYGEGKRLVPLTMARIGSDRVKVRSIFGKHFSGVPQHVSAHQVTLLEEDKICGYYAGGTLYASEARQEPQLG from the coding sequence ATGACCGACCCCTTCTTTGGAAATTTCGATCTCGCCAGCCTCTCGATCTGGCTGTTCTGGATCTTCTTTGCCCTGCTGATCTTCTACATTCAGCGCGAGAATATGCGGGAAGGTTATCCGCTTGAGGATGACGACGGCAGGGAAAGCGCCAATCAGGGCCTCTTCCCGGTGCCCGAAGACAAGACCTTCAAACTGCCCCACGGACGTGGCGAAAAAACCGTGCCCTCGGGTCAGACGCCCGAGCGCCCCAACCTGCCGCTGGAGAAGACCGCGGCGGGCAATGGCTTTCCCTTCGCACCTACGGGCGATCCTATGGTGGACGGGGTTGGCCCTGCGTCCTGGGCCCCGCGCCGCGATGTGCCCGAGCTTGACGGTCATGGTCACCCCAAGATCGTGCCCATGGGCAACAAGGAACAGTTCAGCGTGGCCGCCGGGCGCGACCCGCGCGGGCTGCCGGTGCAGGCCGGCGACGGCGCGGTGGTCGGCAAGATCACCGATATGTGGATCGACGAGCCCGAACAAATGGTCCGCTATCTGGAGCTGGAGCTTGATGGCGAGTACGGCGAAGGCAAACGCCTGGTACCGCTGACCATGGCACGTATCGGCTCGGACCGGGTCAAGGTGCGGTCGATCTTCGGTAAGCATTTCTCGGGCGTTCCCCAGCATGTGTCCGCCCATCAGGTGACGCTGCTCGAAGAAGACAAGATCTGTGGCTACTACGCGGGTGGCACCCTCTACGCCAGTGAAGCCCGCCAAGAGCCGCAACTGGGCTGA
- the puhB gene encoding photosynthetic complex putative assembly protein PuhB, giving the protein MHHDDFAIEPVKGLPEAPPEGERILWQGRPNWWALTRASLSLYWVAGYFVILAVWRFGSTVDQVGAGAALAGSTPFLILGGIVCALLMIVGYVQARATVYTITNRRVAMRIGAALTVTLNLPFTQLGRADLDLRRDGTGTIALDLIGPVRLSYLVCWPHVRPWKMRRTQPALRCIPDATDVAQILATAAEARVSTPQLVRNAPAPAAVAAE; this is encoded by the coding sequence ATGCATCACGATGATTTCGCCATCGAGCCCGTGAAAGGGCTGCCCGAAGCACCGCCCGAGGGCGAACGCATTCTCTGGCAGGGCCGCCCGAACTGGTGGGCGCTGACCCGGGCCTCGCTCAGCCTTTACTGGGTCGCGGGTTACTTTGTGATCCTGGCGGTCTGGCGCTTTGGCAGTACCGTGGATCAGGTCGGGGCGGGTGCCGCCCTGGCGGGGTCCACGCCTTTCCTGATCCTTGGCGGTATCGTCTGCGCACTTCTGATGATTGTCGGGTATGTGCAAGCCCGCGCAACCGTCTACACCATCACCAACCGCCGCGTCGCCATGCGCATCGGGGCAGCGCTGACCGTCACGCTCAACCTGCCGTTCACGCAGCTCGGCCGCGCCGATCTGGACCTGCGCCGCGATGGCACTGGCACCATCGCGCTCGACCTGATCGGGCCGGTCCGGCTCTCTTATCTGGTGTGCTGGCCGCATGTGCGCCCGTGGAAAATGCGCCGCACCCAACCGGCCCTGCGCTGCATCCCCGATGCCACAGACGTGGCCCAAATCCTCGCCACCGCGGCGGAGGCAAGGGTGAGCACGCCCCAATTGGTGCGCAACGCCCCCGCACCGGCCGCCGTGGCCGCCGAATAG
- the hemA gene encoding 5-aminolevulinate synthase, with protein MDFDAMFNAQLGALKEEGNYRIFAELERRCGQFPRAKSHDDDAPDEVTVWCSNDYLGMGQHPVVRQAMKDAIDSCGTGAGGTRNISGTNHHHVALERELADLHGKEDALLFTSGYVSNWAALSTLGSRLPDAVILSDALNHASMIEGIRHSRAQKVIWKHNDPEDLDRKLAALPANAPKIVAFESVYSMDGDICPMAEIVEVAEKHGAMTYLDEVHAVGLYGPRGGGLSEREGLADRITLIEGTLGKAFGCMGGYIAGSPALCDFIRSFASGFIFTTALPPAVAAAAQASIAHLKVSQIERAQQRRQVARMRAMLDARGIPHMENPSHIIPVPIKDPVKCRMLADILMRDYGIYVQPINYPTVPKGTERLRFTPGPLHTDADIDRVVEALDVLWKQCAIAHAVA; from the coding sequence ATGGACTTTGATGCAATGTTCAACGCGCAACTGGGGGCGCTGAAGGAAGAGGGCAATTACCGCATATTTGCCGAACTGGAGCGCCGTTGCGGGCAATTTCCACGCGCCAAAAGCCATGATGACGACGCGCCCGACGAGGTCACCGTATGGTGTTCGAACGACTATCTTGGCATGGGCCAGCACCCGGTCGTGCGCCAGGCCATGAAGGATGCCATCGACAGCTGTGGCACCGGCGCGGGGGGCACACGCAACATCTCGGGCACCAATCACCACCATGTCGCGCTCGAACGCGAACTGGCCGATCTGCACGGCAAGGAAGACGCGCTCCTGTTCACCTCCGGTTATGTGTCGAACTGGGCAGCACTTTCCACCCTGGGCAGCCGCCTGCCCGATGCCGTGATCCTGTCGGACGCGCTCAACCATGCTTCGATGATCGAAGGCATCCGGCACTCGCGCGCCCAGAAAGTTATCTGGAAGCATAACGACCCCGAGGACCTGGACCGCAAGCTCGCCGCCCTCCCGGCAAATGCGCCCAAGATCGTGGCGTTCGAAAGCGTCTATTCGATGGATGGCGACATCTGTCCTATGGCCGAAATTGTCGAGGTCGCCGAAAAGCACGGCGCAATGACCTATCTCGACGAGGTGCACGCGGTGGGGCTCTACGGGCCGCGCGGCGGTGGTTTGAGCGAACGCGAGGGGCTGGCCGACCGGATCACCCTGATCGAGGGCACGCTGGGCAAGGCCTTCGGGTGCATGGGCGGCTATATCGCGGGTTCTCCGGCGCTCTGCGATTTCATCCGGTCCTTTGCGTCCGGCTTCATCTTCACCACCGCTCTGCCCCCGGCCGTGGCGGCGGCGGCGCAGGCGTCGATCGCGCATCTCAAGGTCAGCCAGATCGAGCGCGCCCAGCAGCGGCGTCAGGTGGCGCGTATGCGCGCCATGCTCGATGCGCGGGGCATTCCCCATATGGAAAACCCCAGCCACATTATCCCGGTGCCGATCAAGGACCCGGTCAAGTGCCGGATGCTGGCCGACATCCTGATGCGCGATTATGGGATCTATGTACAACCCATCAACTATCCGACTGTGCCGAAAGGCACTGAGCGGCTGCGCTTCACTCCGGGGCCGCTGCACACCGATGCCGATATCGATCGCGTGGTCGAGGCTTTGGATGTGCTGTGGAAGCAATGCGCCATCGCCCACGCGGTCGCGTGA
- the puhC gene encoding photosynthetic complex assembly protein PuhC, translating into MTQTATQKAPYDKELIPRALVRAMFGLVMVCLIIVSLATFTGYQPLATPPEGEVVASRTVLLNVSQSGAATVRAEDGTLIADLAPEQGGFISGVGRVIERERMKNRVAQDGPVVLLWKDTGRISIQDPSTGWSADLMGFGADNAMAFARLLAN; encoded by the coding sequence ATGACCCAGACCGCCACCCAAAAAGCCCCCTACGACAAGGAGCTGATCCCGCGTGCCCTGGTGCGGGCGATGTTCGGTCTGGTGATGGTCTGTCTGATCATCGTGTCTCTGGCCACGTTCACCGGCTACCAGCCGCTTGCCACCCCGCCCGAGGGCGAGGTTGTGGCATCGCGCACCGTTCTGCTGAACGTAAGCCAGAGCGGTGCCGCCACCGTGCGCGCCGAAGATGGCACTCTGATCGCCGATCTCGCGCCCGAGCAGGGCGGCTTCATCTCCGGCGTGGGCCGGGTGATCGAACGCGAGCGGATGAAAAACCGCGTGGCACAGGACGGGCCGGTCGTCCTTCTGTGGAAGGATACGGGACGCATTTCAATTCAAGACCCCAGCACAGGCTGGAGCGCCGATTTAATGGGATTCGGCGCCGATAACGCCATGGCCTTCGCAAGGCTTCTGGCAAACTGA
- the puhE gene encoding putative photosynthetic complex assembly protein PuhE — MASPWIAALFALFAWWFSTGAILWAVRHADRRGRAGRVACTWAGLPLLVLGVWGGWTTLNDPSLQAAYVAFLSALAIWGWIELAFLTGAITGPNLYDCPEGAPEWERFIRAFGTIAYHEMLLLAALLLLWAVGQGAANGFGLWTFTILYFARISAKLNLFYGVPRINAEFIPDALRHLPSHFRISRLNWVFPISVTALSFAVACWLERLYSAQTPAETAGFALLTALTALALLEHWLMVLPLPDAKLWRWMLPAPTKHDKTPRPEGHHGL; from the coding sequence ATGGCGTCGCCCTGGATAGCAGCGCTCTTTGCGCTCTTTGCCTGGTGGTTTTCCACCGGGGCTATCCTGTGGGCGGTGCGCCATGCCGACCGGCGCGGTCGGGCCGGGCGCGTGGCATGTACCTGGGCCGGGTTGCCTCTTTTGGTGCTTGGCGTCTGGGGGGGCTGGACCACGCTGAACGACCCATCCCTGCAAGCCGCCTATGTTGCGTTTCTGTCGGCTCTTGCGATCTGGGGCTGGATCGAACTGGCCTTTCTCACCGGGGCCATCACCGGCCCCAACCTGTACGACTGCCCCGAAGGCGCCCCGGAATGGGAGAGGTTCATCCGCGCCTTCGGCACCATCGCCTATCACGAAATGCTGTTGCTGGCGGCTCTGCTGCTGCTCTGGGCGGTTGGACAGGGAGCCGCCAATGGCTTTGGCCTCTGGACCTTTACCATCCTCTATTTCGCCCGCATCTCGGCCAAACTGAACCTGTTTTACGGTGTGCCGCGTATCAACGCGGAGTTCATCCCCGATGCACTGCGCCACCTGCCCAGTCATTTCCGCATCTCGCGGCTGAACTGGGTGTTTCCCATATCGGTCACGGCGCTCAGCTTTGCCGTGGCCTGCTGGCTGGAGCGGCTCTATTCGGCCCAGACACCAGCCGAAACAGCAGGCTTTGCCCTGCTGACCGCGCTCACCGCGCTGGCCTTACTCGAACATTGGCTGATGGTGCTGCCATTGCCCGATGCCAAACTCTGGCGCTGGATGCTTCCGGCGCCCACCAAACACGACAAGACACCACGACCGGAGGGACATCATGGACTTTGA
- the bchM gene encoding magnesium protoporphyrin IX methyltransferase, translating to MSYDRTLARVETYFDKTATRTWERLTSDAPVSRIRETVRRGRDEMRALLLSRLPEDLGGARVLDAGCGAGQMTAELAARGADVVAVDISPSLIEIAQKRVPEGLHRKVRFEAGDMLDQRLGSFDFVVAMDSLIYYREADLAAALHELAGRTSGQVLFTVAPRTPLLMAMWRMGQVFPRSDRSPTMVPHAPARIANALRSHGSKARLAPFSRVSSGFYISQAMEVAA from the coding sequence ATGTCATATGACCGCACCCTCGCGCGCGTCGAAACCTATTTCGACAAGACCGCCACCCGCACCTGGGAGCGGTTGACCAGCGATGCGCCGGTATCGCGCATCCGCGAGACGGTACGGCGGGGACGTGATGAGATGCGCGCCTTGCTGTTGTCGCGCCTGCCTGAGGATCTGGGCGGTGCGCGGGTGCTGGATGCGGGGTGTGGCGCGGGGCAGATGACGGCCGAACTGGCCGCGCGTGGCGCCGATGTGGTCGCCGTCGACATTTCCCCCTCCCTGATCGAGATTGCACAGAAACGCGTCCCGGAGGGGCTGCATCGCAAGGTGCGATTCGAGGCCGGGGACATGCTGGATCAGCGCCTTGGTTCCTTCGATTTCGTCGTCGCCATGGATAGCCTGATCTATTACCGCGAGGCCGATCTTGCCGCGGCCCTGCATGAACTGGCCGGGCGCACCTCCGGGCAGGTCTTGTTCACCGTTGCCCCTCGCACACCGCTGCTGATGGCGATGTGGCGGATGGGGCAGGTCTTTCCCCGCTCGGATCGCTCGCCCACGATGGTGCCGCATGCGCCCGCGCGGATCGCAAATGCGCTCCGCAGCCACGGCAGCAAGGCCCGCCTCGCGCCGTTTTCGCGGGTCAGCTCGGGCTTTTACATCAGCCAGGCGATGGAGGTGGCGGCATGA
- a CDS encoding PucC family protein, whose translation MIRRPPSGLLRIPAQYLPFADAASDGLPMAQLLRLSLFQVSVGMATVMLLGTLNRVMIVELSVPATIVAIMIALPVLIAPFRTLLGFRSDTYRSAIGWKRIPYLWFGSLWQMGGLAVMPFALLVLSGEQTVGPAWAGEVLAALAFLMTGLGLHMTQTAGLALASDRADDETRPRVVALLYVMFLLGMGFSAVIIGWLLRDFSSLTLVRVVQGAALAGIVLNLIALWRQEKVRPMSREERTAPRPRFRDAWADLMRGGEAGRLLAVVFFGTMALNMQDVLLEPYGGEILGLSVSATTLLTALWATGALAGFALAGRMLAQGRDAFRIAGAGLVVGIYAFSAVIFSAPMSSPTLFYIGAVLIGFGSGLFAVSTLIAAMNMKAEGAAGHGLALGAWGAAQATAAGMAIALGGGLRDWVGTLALSGAWGDALNTPATGYSFVYHIEIGLIFVTLALLGPLVRSARPSTHSTGKPAPLGLADFPT comes from the coding sequence ATGATCCGGCGCCCACCCTCCGGCCTTTTGCGTATTCCGGCGCAGTATCTGCCCTTCGCGGATGCAGCCAGCGACGGCCTGCCGATGGCACAGCTTCTGCGGCTCTCGCTGTTTCAGGTCTCGGTCGGCATGGCGACGGTCATGCTCCTGGGCACGCTCAACCGCGTCATGATCGTCGAGCTGTCGGTACCGGCCACCATCGTGGCGATCATGATCGCCCTGCCGGTGCTCATCGCGCCATTCCGCACGCTACTGGGCTTCCGCTCGGACACCTACCGCAGCGCGATCGGCTGGAAACGTATCCCTTATCTCTGGTTCGGCTCACTGTGGCAGATGGGCGGGCTTGCGGTGATGCCCTTCGCGCTCCTCGTGCTGTCAGGGGAACAAACCGTCGGGCCTGCCTGGGCGGGCGAAGTCCTCGCGGCGCTGGCCTTCCTGATGACGGGCCTTGGCCTGCACATGACCCAGACGGCGGGGCTGGCGCTGGCCAGTGATCGCGCCGACGACGAAACCCGCCCGCGCGTCGTGGCGCTGCTTTATGTCATGTTCCTGTTGGGCATGGGATTTTCCGCTGTGATCATCGGCTGGCTTCTGCGCGATTTTTCCAGCCTCACGCTGGTGCGCGTCGTCCAGGGGGCCGCGTTGGCCGGGATCGTGCTGAACCTGATCGCGCTCTGGCGGCAGGAGAAGGTCCGCCCGATGAGCCGCGAAGAGCGCACCGCACCGCGCCCGCGCTTCCGCGATGCATGGGCCGATCTGATGCGTGGGGGCGAGGCCGGGCGGCTCTTGGCAGTGGTGTTCTTCGGCACCATGGCCCTGAACATGCAAGACGTATTGCTGGAGCCCTACGGCGGAGAGATCCTGGGCCTGTCGGTTTCGGCCACCACCCTGCTCACTGCCCTTTGGGCGACCGGGGCGCTCGCAGGGTTTGCCCTTGCCGGGCGCATGCTGGCGCAGGGGCGCGATGCCTTTCGTATTGCCGGGGCCGGACTTGTTGTCGGCATTTATGCCTTCTCGGCGGTGATCTTCTCTGCACCGATGTCATCGCCCACGCTTTTCTATATTGGGGCCGTGCTGATCGGTTTCGGCAGCGGGCTTTTTGCTGTCTCGACCCTGATCGCAGCCATGAACATGAAAGCCGAAGGCGCGGCAGGGCACGGGCTCGCTCTTGGGGCCTGGGGCGCGGCGCAGGCCACTGCGGCAGGGATGGCCATCGCACTCGGCGGCGGTCTTCGCGACTGGGTCGGCACGCTGGCCCTGTCAGGGGCCTGGGGTGACGCGCTGAACACCCCGGCGACCGGCTATTCCTTCGTCTACCACATCGAAATCGGGCTGATCTTCGTGACCTTGGCCCTGCTCGGGCCGCTGGTGCGCAGCGCGCGGCCCTCCACCCACTCAACCGGCAAACCGGCCCCTCTTGGCCTGGCCGATTTCCCGACATGA
- the acsF gene encoding magnesium-protoporphyrin IX monomethyl ester (oxidative) cyclase, translated as MNAYSGKHTADATTVEEGLAIAEAQDAQYTDEMATETAMANTLLTPRFYTTDFDELDAIDVSSVREDWDKLIAQMVSDPNKGHFKKNDDWDQIDWDGMEPQLKKEFIDFLISSCTAEFSGCVLYKEMKRRGNNDDITQLFQLMARDEARHAGFINDALREAGLRVNLGFLTQKKKYTYFRPKFIYYATYLSEKIGYARYITIFRHLQANPEHRFHPIFKWFEEWCNDEFSHGEAFALLMKTDPKLTSGRNVLWIKFFLTAVYATMYVRDHQRPAFHEALGVDPDWYAHEVFTKTSTLSKQIFPITLDIEHPRWQSGLVKLQKANADLAAAKEQSGPLAMLRRASASTRAALAFAGLYLIPAKKHVVPASTRLEPAY; from the coding sequence ATGAACGCCTATTCCGGAAAACACACCGCCGATGCGACCACTGTCGAAGAGGGCCTTGCCATCGCCGAGGCGCAGGACGCGCAATATACCGACGAGATGGCCACCGAAACGGCCATGGCCAACACGCTCCTTACCCCGCGCTTCTATACCACGGATTTCGATGAGCTGGACGCCATCGACGTGTCTTCAGTGCGCGAGGACTGGGACAAGCTGATCGCGCAAATGGTCTCGGACCCCAACAAGGGGCATTTCAAGAAAAACGATGACTGGGACCAGATCGACTGGGACGGGATGGAGCCGCAACTGAAGAAGGAATTCATCGACTTCCTGATCAGCTCCTGCACCGCCGAGTTTTCGGGCTGTGTGCTCTACAAGGAGATGAAGCGGCGCGGCAATAACGATGACATCACGCAGCTGTTTCAGCTCATGGCGCGGGACGAGGCGCGCCATGCGGGCTTCATCAATGACGCCCTGCGCGAGGCCGGGCTTCGGGTCAATCTGGGGTTTCTGACCCAGAAGAAGAAATACACCTATTTCCGGCCCAAGTTCATCTATTACGCCACCTATCTGAGCGAGAAGATCGGCTATGCCCGCTATATCACCATCTTCCGCCACCTTCAGGCCAATCCGGAGCACCGCTTTCACCCGATCTTCAAATGGTTCGAAGAATGGTGCAATGACGAGTTCAGCCATGGCGAGGCCTTCGCGCTGCTGATGAAGACCGACCCGAAACTGACCTCGGGGCGCAATGTGCTGTGGATCAAGTTCTTCCTCACGGCGGTCTATGCCACGATGTATGTGCGCGATCACCAGCGCCCGGCGTTTCATGAGGCTCTGGGGGTGGACCCCGACTGGTATGCGCATGAGGTCTTTACCAAGACCTCGACGCTGTCGAAGCAGATCTTCCCGATCACGCTCGATATCGAGCATCCGCGCTGGCAGTCCGGTCTGGTGAAGCTGCAAAAGGCCAATGCCGATCTGGCCGCGGCGAAGGAGCAAAGCGGCCCTCTTGCCATGCTCCGGCGCGCCTCTGCCAGCACCCGCGCAGCCCTCGCCTTTGCCGGGCTTTACCTGATCCCGGCGAAAAAGCACGTGGTGCCCGCCTCGACCAGGCTGGAACCGGCGTACTGA
- the dxs gene encoding 1-deoxy-D-xylulose-5-phosphate synthase, whose amino-acid sequence MKDSHSKTPLLDQVATPDALRRMSDADLTALAGELRAEVIDTVSQTGGHLGSSLGVVELTVALHAVFNTPVDKLVWDVAHQSYPHKILTGRRDRMHTLRQKGGLSGFTKRSESPYDPFGAAHSSTSISAALGFTVGRDMGQPTGDAIAVIGDGSISAGMAYEALNNAGAEGRRLFVILNDNEMSIAPPVGAMSRYLSGLYAGEPPARLDELASDINQNLPATLREGVACVRELAGGLTASGKIFEELGFDYVGPIDGHDMDQLLMVLRAARVRATGPVLIHCCTVKGKGYVPAEASDDKYHGVSKFDVQTGAMAKKAASAPSYTSVYGKALRGMAAQDPKIVAVTAAMPSGTGVNIMAEAFPDRVFDVGIAEQHAVTFSAGMAAAGLKPFCTIYSTFLQRGYDQVVHDVALQGLPVRFAIDRAGLVGADGATHAGSYDIGYLSSLPGFTVMAAADEAELVHMVATAAAHDEGPIAFRYPRGAGEGVELPQQGEVLEIGKGRVVEQGEDVAILSFGAHLGVCRKAAALLRAQGISTTLADARFAKPLDTVLLAELARDHRALITVEQGAEGGFGSIVLHELARQGAFDAGLAVRNICLPDRIIEQASPEEMYADAGMTAEDIVATVRIALGLSEDAPSLDAAE is encoded by the coding sequence ATGAAAGATTCCCACTCCAAGACACCGTTGCTGGATCAGGTCGCCACCCCGGACGCGCTGCGCCGGATGTCGGATGCGGACCTGACCGCCCTTGCGGGCGAGCTTCGCGCAGAGGTGATCGACACGGTCTCGCAAACCGGCGGGCACCTCGGGTCGAGCCTGGGCGTGGTCGAGCTGACCGTGGCCCTGCATGCTGTCTTTAACACGCCCGTGGACAAGCTTGTCTGGGATGTTGCCCATCAAAGCTATCCCCACAAGATACTCACCGGCCGGCGGGACCGCATGCATACATTGCGGCAAAAAGGCGGGCTCAGCGGGTTCACCAAACGCTCGGAAAGCCCCTATGATCCTTTCGGTGCGGCTCATAGCTCGACCTCGATCTCCGCGGCCCTCGGCTTTACCGTGGGGCGCGATATGGGCCAGCCGACCGGCGATGCGATCGCGGTGATCGGCGATGGCTCGATCAGTGCCGGTATGGCCTATGAAGCGCTCAACAATGCCGGTGCGGAAGGGCGGCGGCTCTTCGTTATTCTCAACGACAATGAGATGAGCATCGCGCCGCCCGTCGGCGCCATGTCGCGCTATCTGTCCGGGCTCTATGCCGGTGAGCCTCCGGCCCGCCTGGACGAGCTTGCTTCGGACATAAATCAGAACCTGCCCGCCACGCTGCGCGAAGGTGTCGCCTGTGTTCGCGAACTGGCCGGCGGGTTGACCGCGTCAGGCAAGATTTTTGAAGAACTCGGTTTTGACTATGTGGGGCCGATTGACGGTCATGACATGGATCAGCTTCTGATGGTTCTGCGTGCGGCACGGGTCCGGGCCACGGGGCCGGTGCTGATCCATTGCTGCACGGTAAAGGGCAAGGGCTATGTGCCCGCCGAGGCCAGCGACGACAAGTATCACGGCGTCTCCAAGTTTGACGTGCAAACCGGAGCGATGGCCAAGAAGGCGGCGAGCGCCCCGTCTTATACCTCGGTCTATGGCAAGGCGCTCAGAGGCATGGCGGCGCAGGATCCGAAGATCGTCGCGGTGACGGCGGCGATGCCGTCGGGCACCGGTGTGAATATCATGGCCGAGGCCTTTCCCGACCGCGTGTTCGACGTGGGTATTGCCGAGCAGCATGCCGTGACCTTCAGCGCCGGAATGGCGGCGGCGGGGCTGAAGCCATTTTGCACGATCTATTCCACCTTCCTGCAACGCGGCTACGATCAGGTGGTGCATGATGTGGCGCTTCAGGGCCTGCCGGTGCGATTCGCGATTGATCGCGCGGGGCTGGTGGGCGCCGATGGTGCAACCCATGCGGGCAGCTATGACATCGGGTATCTCAGCAGCCTGCCGGGCTTTACCGTGATGGCCGCCGCCGATGAGGCGGAGCTGGTGCATATGGTGGCAACGGCTGCGGCACATGATGAGGGACCGATTGCGTTCCGTTATCCGCGTGGCGCAGGCGAGGGGGTCGAGCTACCCCAGCAGGGCGAGGTGCTGGAAATCGGCAAGGGCCGGGTTGTCGAGCAGGGCGAGGATGTGGCGATCCTGTCCTTCGGTGCGCATCTTGGTGTCTGCCGCAAGGCGGCGGCACTGCTCAGGGCGCAAGGGATCAGCACGACGCTGGCCGATGCGCGATTTGCCAAGCCGCTCGACACCGTCCTTTTGGCCGAGCTGGCACGCGACCACCGGGCGCTGATCACCGTGGAGCAGGGGGCCGAGGGCGGCTTTGGCTCCATTGTGCTGCACGAGCTGGCCCGCCAGGGTGCCTTTGACGCAGGGCTCGCGGTTCGCAACATTTGCCTGCCGGACCGCATCATCGAGCAGGCCAGCCCCGAGGAAATGTATGCCGATGCCGGGATGACGGCGGAGGATATCGTCGCCACCGTGCGGATCGCTCTGGGCTTATCGGAGGACGCGCCGTCGCTCGACGCGGCCGAATAA